A window from Carassius gibelio isolate Cgi1373 ecotype wild population from Czech Republic chromosome B3, carGib1.2-hapl.c, whole genome shotgun sequence encodes these proteins:
- the LOC127953152 gene encoding Na(+)/H(+) exchange regulatory cofactor NHE-RF1: MPSQTLRPRLCVLEKSENGYGFHLHGEKGKSGQFIRLVEPDSPAELSGLRAGDRLVFVNGERVESDSHRQVVERIRASAASLELVVVDAETDQLLKKHELKCLKEFVTEGIPVPECGDDDEISDEMMRDDTPPPPPPPPPPPERNRDIIPVHIPAVEKLRTSVSSETDLKTQLRPRLCVIEKGPNGFGFNLHSEKSRPGQYISAIDDDSPAQRSGLRPKDRIIQVSGVSVEGKQHAEVVAAIKAGGDSTTLLVVDPDTDAFFKKCRVTPTAEHLTGALPEPVVNGDMEDKVNGNVAKEVELKDSKISISPSPSNASSTASLTTPPTGTPPPETLEPSIIAAIPELNLSLQQVKERAHQKRSSKRAPPMDWNKKNELFSNL; this comes from the exons ATGCCGAGCCAGACTCTGCGCCCGCGCCTCTGCGTCCTGGAGAAGAGCGAGAACGGGTACGGCTTCCACCTGCACGGAGAGAAGGGCAAGAGCGGCCAGTTCATCCGCCTGGTGGAGCCCGACTCCCCCGCCGAGCTGTCCGGTCTGCGCGCGGGCGACAGACTGGTGTTCGTCAACGGAGAGCGCGTGGAGAGCGACAGCCACCGGCAGGTCGTGGAGAGGATACGCGCGAGCGCCGCGAGCCTGGAGCTTGTAGTGGTGGACGCCGAAACCGACCAGCTGCTGAAGAAACACGAGCTCAAGTGCTTGAAGGAGTTTGTCACGGAGGGCATCCCGGTGCCCGAGTGcggtgatgatgatgagatcagcgACGAGATGATGCGGGACGACACGCCGCCGCCGCCGCCGCCGCCGCCGCCGCCACCGGAGAGGAACCGAGACATCATCCCCGTTCACATTCCCGCGGTGGAGAAACTCAGGACATCCGTGAGCTCGGAGACG GACCTGAAGACCCAGCTCAGGCCCCGGCTATGTGTCATCGAGAAAGGCCCCAATGGCTTCGGCTTTAACCTGCACAGTGAGAAGTCCAGACCCGGCCAGTACATCAGCGCTATAGATGACGACTCTCCAGCACAGAGATCCGGCCTGAGGCCCAAAGACAGGATCATACAG GTCAGCGGGGTTTCGGTGGAGGGGAAGCAGCACGCTGAGGTGGTGGCCGCTATTAAAGCCGGGGGTGACAGCACGACACTCTTGGTCGTAGATCCAGACACCGATGCGTTCTTCAAGAAGTGTCGAGTGACGCCCACTGCAGAACACCTCACAG GAGCGCTGCCTGAACCTGTGGTCAACGGAGACATGGAGGACAAG GTTAACGGAAATGTGGCCAAAGAGGTGGAGCTGAAGGACTCGAAGATATCAATCAGTCCGTCTCCATCCAACGCATCCTCCACCGCCTCCCTCACGACTCCGCCCACTGGGACTCCGCCCCCTGAG ACTCTGGAGCCGTCCATCATAGCTGCCATCCCAGAGCTCAATCTGTCCCTGCAGCAGGTGAAAGAGCGCGCCCACCAGAAACGCTCCAGTAAGAGAGCTCCCCCCATGGACTGGAACAAGAAAAATGAACTCTTCAGTAACCTATAG